A region of the Acetobacteroides hydrogenigenes genome:
GAGTCTGAACAGTACTTAAGGCTATCACGGATAAGCAAGCGTAAAACAAAAGGGAAGACGATAGGGAAAGCGGTCTCAACCAAATAAAAGCTACGCCATGGAGGAAGCCATCAAGCAATGCGTGGGCATCGATATATCGAAGGCCACCTTTACCGCCTGCGTCTGCCAGAAGTTCGCGGACGGACGGATTCGGTTAAGTTCCGTTGAAAGCTTTGACAACGGGAATAAGGGCTTTAACCAGCTCGTCAAATGGAGCCGGAAGCTGGGAGCACCGCAGCTGGAGCTGCTTTTTTTGATGGAGGCAACCGGCTGCTACTTCGAGCCGCTGGCCTACCACCTGCACCGGCTTAACCAGCCCGTTTCGGTAATCCTACCCAATAAGGTAAAGCACTACGGGAAGAGCCTAAACGTGAAGACGAAAACCGATGCGGTAGATGCGCGGGTTATTGCCCAGCTGGGCGCAGAGCGGCAGCTGCCGCTCTGGGAGCCACCGCTGCCCATCTTCCGGCAGCTAAGGGGGATCACCCGGCTTCGCGCTGACCTAGTCCAGGAGCGGACGGCCTTCCAGAACCGCATTACCAGCGGAGAATCGGCGGAGTCGGTGGAGCGCCTGGTATCGAGGGGGCTCAAGGCAGTGGTAAAGGAGCTGGACAGGCAGATTGACCGATGCGACCAGGAGGTGGAGAAGCTGGCCCGAAAGGAGGATTGGCTTTGGCAGAAGATGACGAACCTGCAGTCTATTAAGGGGGTCGCCCTGTTAACCGTAGCTACCGTAGTAGCCGAAACGCAGGGCTTTGCCCTGGTGAAGAGCCGGAAGCAGCTCGCCAGCTACGCTGGCTACGACGTGGTGCAGCGCGATTCAGGAACCAGCATTAAGGGGAAAACGAGGATCTCGAAGAAGGGGAACTCCCGGATTAGGGGCGCCCTGCACATGCCTGCACGATCTGCCGCCCGGCACAACGACCGCTTGCGGGAGTTCTACCAGCGGGTTAACGAAGGAAAGCCCAGCAAAAGGGTGGGAGAAGTTGCGGTAGCGCGCAAGCTGCTGCTGCTCATGTATACGCTTTGGAAAAAGGACGAGGCGTACCAGAAAAAGACATTCGGGAATCAGGAGGCGAAGGCCCTCCTTCGTCAAGGCGAAGAGAGCGAAAAAAGGGT
Encoded here:
- a CDS encoding IS110 family RNA-guided transposase encodes the protein MEEAIKQCVGIDISKATFTACVCQKFADGRIRLSSVESFDNGNKGFNQLVKWSRKLGAPQLELLFLMEATGCYFEPLAYHLHRLNQPVSVILPNKVKHYGKSLNVKTKTDAVDARVIAQLGAERQLPLWEPPLPIFRQLRGITRLRADLVQERTAFQNRITSGESAESVERLVSRGLKAVVKELDRQIDRCDQEVEKLARKEDWLWQKMTNLQSIKGVALLTVATVVAETQGFALVKSRKQLASYAGYDVVQRDSGTSIKGKTRISKKGNSRIRGALHMPARSAARHNDRLREFYQRVNEGKPSKRVGEVAVARKLLLLMYTLWKKDEAYQKKTFGNQEAKALLRQGEESEKRVGSPTELPTQDGLSFNQSAEVLLRRPQVT